One segment of Thermosynechococcus sp. HN-54 DNA contains the following:
- a CDS encoding transglycosylase domain-containing protein, producing MSTTTLGKHPSQTRPQDENFWRGVLRIANRTFLVGMTFGCAAIGGGLLGLAISFRNLPDVRSLRGYIPSETTHIYDAKGTLLVSLHDEENREVVPLNEISPNLKLAVMAIEDSSFYQHRGINPIGISRALMVNLASGRTVQGGSTLTMQLVKNLFLSQDRSLSRKIAEAVLAMRLEQIFSKDEILEMYLNQVYWGHNTYGVQTAAQSYFKKNAADLSLAEAAMMAGIIQAPEAYSPFVDFRLAKERQQLVLDRLVELGWITPQEAAAAAQEPIKLGEITSFQRSRSPWITDAVLQELTRQFGREAVIRGGMRVQSSLDVKVQAMAEEAIQRGYQTLRGSGVRADQLALAAVDPRTHYVKALVGGVDYNRSQFNRATQAMRQPGSAFKPFIFYAAYASGKYTPDSGISDSPVRYRDGDGWYVPRNYDGSFMGGMSMRMALAMSRNIPAIVLGQEVGIERVIEVCRTLGITSPMLPVVSLPLGAVDLTPLEMAAAYATFANNGWQSPTTTIIQVTDNNGHLLLDHTPRPKLVLDPWAAAAINNTMQSVITSGTGTGANIGRPAAGKTGTTSSERDIWFVGYVPQLSAAVWAGNDNYAPLGQGATGGGFMAPIWRDFMSQALKDVPVEDFTPMSKFQRPKPQRQTN from the coding sequence TGAAAACTTCTGGCGTGGGGTACTGCGAATTGCTAACCGCACCTTCCTTGTGGGGATGACCTTTGGCTGTGCGGCTATCGGGGGGGGACTGCTGGGCTTGGCGATTAGCTTTCGGAATCTGCCCGATGTGCGATCGCTGCGGGGCTACATTCCCAGTGAAACAACGCACATTTATGATGCCAAGGGCACCCTCCTCGTGAGCCTTCACGATGAAGAAAACCGTGAAGTCGTTCCCCTCAACGAAATTTCGCCCAATCTGAAGCTGGCTGTGATGGCGATCGAAGACAGTAGTTTTTACCAGCATCGAGGGATTAACCCCATTGGCATTTCCCGCGCTTTGATGGTGAACCTTGCCTCAGGGCGAACGGTTCAAGGGGGTTCCACGCTGACAATGCAATTGGTGAAGAATTTATTTCTCTCCCAAGATCGCTCCCTTAGCCGCAAAATTGCTGAAGCCGTGTTGGCCATGCGCCTAGAGCAGATCTTCAGCAAAGATGAAATTTTGGAGATGTACCTCAATCAGGTCTATTGGGGACACAACACCTACGGCGTACAGACAGCGGCTCAGAGCTACTTCAAGAAAAATGCCGCAGATCTCAGCCTTGCCGAAGCGGCAATGATGGCCGGCATTATCCAAGCCCCAGAGGCCTACAGCCCCTTTGTGGATTTTCGCTTGGCCAAGGAACGACAGCAATTGGTCTTGGATCGGCTGGTGGAGTTGGGTTGGATTACCCCCCAAGAGGCTGCTGCCGCTGCTCAAGAACCCATCAAACTGGGGGAAATTACCTCGTTTCAGCGCAGCCGTAGTCCCTGGATTACGGATGCTGTGTTGCAGGAGTTGACCCGCCAATTTGGTCGTGAAGCGGTCATCCGTGGGGGAATGCGGGTACAAAGTAGTCTTGATGTCAAGGTGCAAGCAATGGCCGAAGAGGCAATCCAGCGCGGCTATCAAACCCTACGGGGCAGTGGTGTGCGTGCCGATCAGTTGGCCTTGGCGGCGGTGGATCCACGAACGCACTATGTCAAAGCCCTTGTCGGCGGTGTGGACTACAACCGCAGTCAGTTTAATCGCGCCACCCAAGCGATGCGGCAGCCGGGGTCTGCCTTTAAGCCCTTTATCTTTTATGCTGCCTATGCCAGTGGCAAATACACGCCCGATTCTGGAATTAGCGACTCACCCGTCAGGTATCGTGATGGCGATGGTTGGTATGTGCCACGGAATTACGATGGCTCCTTTATGGGTGGGATGTCGATGCGCATGGCGTTGGCCATGTCCCGCAATATTCCCGCGATTGTTCTTGGCCAAGAGGTGGGCATTGAGCGGGTCATTGAAGTTTGCCGTACCCTTGGCATTACCAGTCCAATGTTGCCGGTGGTTTCTCTGCCCTTAGGCGCTGTGGATCTGACGCCCTTGGAAATGGCAGCTGCCTACGCCACATTTGCCAACAATGGCTGGCAATCCCCAACCACGACGATTATTCAAGTCACCGATAACAACGGCCATTTGCTCTTGGATCACACACCGCGTCCTAAACTCGTGCTTGACCCTTGGGCCGCTGCCGCTATAAACAATACGATGCAGAGTGTGATCACCAGTGGGACAGGGACAGGAGCTAACATTGGCCGACCCGCTGCCGGGAAAACAGGCACCACCTCTTCTGAGCGGGACATTTGGTTTGTCGGTTATGTCCCTCAACTCTCAGCCGCCGTTTGGGCAGGGAATGACAACTATGCGCCCTTAGGACAGGGGGCAACGGGGGGTGGCTTCATGGCACCCATTTGGCGGGATTTCATGAGTCAGGCGCTCAAGGATGTGCCCGTCGAAGACTTTACTCCAATGTCGAAGTTCCAGCGACCCAAGCCGCAACGGCAAACAAATTAA